The Drosophila gunungcola strain Sukarami chromosome 3L unlocalized genomic scaffold, Dgunungcola_SK_2 000003F, whole genome shotgun sequence region aagtttaaattcCTAATCCTGATTCCGCCGGATATACATATAGTTTTAGGTTGGACGTGGTGGGGGAGTTGGAATTTGCTTTGTTATGCAAATAATTGTCAACACCTTTTGTgagtttgcaaatttcatttcGCTGTGCAATTTCCAGCGGTATCTAACGGGGCGTGGCTTGGCGCGAGTGTGggagtgggtgtgggtgtgtggcCAGCGCAAATGTTGCCAATtatttgcacacacacacacacagcacacacaccTCGCCGGCAAACGCCGCGTTTGCACAATGTTCAAGCGGAACTAAAAGGAGCGGCCATATCACAAAATTGCCGGCACCAAACAAACCGCAATCGTGGACAGAAGGGCGTGGCACGAACGAAATGCGAACAAAACGCGTTTCATGCCCCATTGACGGAGTAAACCCCCCAGCGGATAGGCAAAATTGGGTGGTTTACCGGCCATATTTGCGGCTAATTGGCTTTAAGTAGTGCTGATTACAGAGCGCTAGCGACGCGTCGATATTCAAGTGGCCAAGTGTGAGCATTTTcaattacaaaatacaaattagcGGGAGCTGCAAAGTAAGCAATACATTTCTGTTAACTTATTAAAACGCAATGAGGCGTTGGAGCTgttgccaccgccaccgccacccacccccactcccactcccacgtGGCCGTAAATTAATGTCATTAATTTGAGCTTAACACTGGTTTATGCATCGCCTGCCGCCGCTGTAACTACAACTTACACGCATGGCCAACGGCGATGAAGGCGGCAAATGAAATGGGAACCACATCCAGAACGGGTCTGCTGGCCAGAAAGCTGTGCATTTAAttgttgcattttaattaaaatttatacacaAAAGCTTTTAGCTTAAGTAAGCGTCCATTGCCGACGGCGACCGATGGGGCCGCAGACGCATAAATGTATGTACCCAGTATTAACAATTTCCCTGCCATTCATACGgtctatacatatgtatatctgCGAatattgtgcataaaaatgcAGTAAGCAAAAGGCATGCATAGGTGGCAAATTATGACAGCTTTGCGCGCagtaattaacttaaaataaggCAGCATAATCTGGCAGGAAAAAGGCTGAGGGTATCGTGCAACCTTGGATTACGGTTAACTGCTCACTATACCTTTTTACCCATTTTTGCTGTTGAAAATTGCAAGCACTTTATTGCTACACCACGACTTCCAACCAACCCCTTTTTCATAACGCTTTACACGTTGTTTCTTTTTCCTTTGTGGTTAACGCTAGAGTgcaacaaattcaatttgctaGCAATCggaaaggaaataaaaaaaatgaccAAGGAAATAAAAGATGATAATGCTGGGTTCATGTGCTTCTCTGTAATTATATTTCccgttttaataaaactaatacGAATAGCATTATAAAAACagcattattatttattcctgttattttaatttatggttacatttttatggcttcTGAATTAAATGTACAAGAATAAGATGTTGTGTTTATTATACACATTGTGTGCTTTAAAGACTGACACAAAACTGTTAATCCCAAAACCTTGTACTCTTTTCCCTATCCACActcgaaaaacattttggcatttaaaGTCCCCGAAGAACCAACCTCACACCAAAGTGTCGCTTATGAATTTCATATAATCTCTGGCGCGCTTAAAATGTCTAGACGCAACTTCACCAGCagagaaaataataaacaaaaacaagcaactcaaactcaaattaCACGAAattcgaaaaataaaacttgagCGTAGAAATCCGCGATTCTGTGAAAGTGCTCTTTGCATACTTATTAAAAGAATATGAGTTGCGCCggattatatatttaaattatgccAAGTGACACTTAATAAGAAGCACGAAACCTAGAGATCTGCAAAATCCCACTCAAGTTGTGGATGTGTGCTCGGCATGCCAAATAAGGTGTCGGACCAGAAACATGACCACAAACGGCCAAACAAAGAGACTTCcaaggaaaacaaataaatgttttcgaGGGCTCAGATCCAGGTCCTGACGTTGATTTGATTATGCCACCTTTCAACCCTTGAGTGCACATCAAAAGCCTGTGGCTGGGATTCCAGCTGCGGATCTGCTTTGGTCCATTTCAACACCTCAAATTAGTGCACTTTGTAGTTTCGCCGTTCGCCTTTGGTTGTTgctcaaattataaaatttgtctGGGCCTCTCCATAAATCCTTAACCATCTCACGCACGTCCTGCCAAGGCTGGTCGTCTTTGGGTGGTCGTGGTCTCTTGGTCAATGATTTGCTTCGTTGACTAAGCAAATTAAGTATACGACCCACGTGCCGGGACTGCAAAGTGAACGAAGGTGTTCGGCTGcctcaaaatgtttataatgaGCTAATAAACACAAATTGATTGTGTGtgaaattaaaagcgaaaGTTTTCACCTCACTGCCGAGCTGAACAGTTTGCTTTAATCGGCATCGGTTTATTGGCTGATATAATTGCAAAGATAAagattattataaaatataacggaaattaatttcagctataatttatttgaattgcGAAGATATATTTGTGTAATAGTATTGCTGAAAAGGTGAGCAATATCTTGGGAGATTTAACGGTTTTGCTTTTTACGGTATGACCATTGCGCATggtcattaaaaaaaaattgagaacaaaattaattttaattaattatcaGGAATACAATTTAAGCAcggaaatatatatgttaaaaaatatataattagatttacttaattaaattcaaaatcacCATGTTTGTTAATGCGgttaaaaaaacctttttaatgtAAGGAGTACATTTCCAACCACTCTCAACAAATAAGTAACAGAATGATGTGAAGAACTACGTttagtaaaaaacaaaaagatttgTCTTACTGTTATTTAAGTTGTACAACCACtataagattttattctgCCCCTTTCTATTTAGTTATTTAGCACAATTGCGATTGATTGTACGCTCCATTTAAAGGCTTGGCCCACAAGCGCCTCGGGAGGACGCTCAAATCGCTGACCAAATTTGACCAACACTTTTGGCCATAGGCCCAGAGACCCATAAACTATGCATTAGCTGCCGGGCACATgtttaaaataccaaaatacCTAGCTCACGCACCGACCGGGAGCTGTGCCATTATAGTGCATTGCCATCGCCTCGTCCTTGGTGTCCTGCGTCCTGCGTCCTGCCATCTCTTGCCCACCCACTTCTCCGTCCAGTGTCCCGTGGCCATCTTTTGTCTTTCGCCCTCGGCCTTTATCTGACTGCGGCACAATGAcgcggcgtatgagtaatgggTGGGAGTGGTGGGTACGGGGGGCTGGTTGGACTGCATCTACATAGGACTTATTTCGTATACGCGCCGCGTAGCATTTTGATGTGGCtgccacaccacaccacaccacaccacaccagcCCAGCCCAACCCCATTCTACATCTCCTCTCGCCACGTATAATAAAGTGTTTGCGACTTTTTCATTGCTCACGTACGCTTTTCATGACTGACTTCTTATGCTTTAGGTTAAGGTCCTGGTGCCGTGGATTCGGGTCCTcgaatgtgtgtgtgctaaGCGAGTGCTTTATTTCATTAAGTTAGGCTCCGTCCGAAAATCTTTGTGGCCAACTTTTGTGCTTAATATCCCGTTGTGAGCTCCGTGCGGTTTCTGCGGGATTCCTTTATAGTTTCTATCACCCGAACATCTTCGTTGGGAAATGGCTAACAAAGTACAGGAGAGCAGGCCAAGATTTCTTTTGTCTTTCCCTCCTCGACCGCCCTCGTGTCggcatttatttacatatttatgaACCGAAATATTAAGAATTATATGCGGAGGTTGAGTCTCCAAACTGGCCTTTATCTCGCACTgaattttgccattttgccaTTACCGGCTTGTGGAGTGGGGGACATTCTTCCTGCATATTTGCCAGccaggaatttttttttggcccaaACGAACAAACGAACCCAAgggcgcagcagcagctactACACATTTCGAATAGCAATAATATTTGTAGACAAATATCTCGGCTGGCTGTCGTCTCCTGCCGTTTCTCGGCCCCCTTTGAAGGTGAACTCAAAAGTACAATCCAAGGCCTTGCGGTTGTGGGATTCGGTTTCATTTTTGTTGGCGCCATAaattcttattaatttataataaaaatttgcgaAGAGCCAGGCGAAACAGGGCTTTGGAATTttgcaaattaatatttcatttcgaATGCTCCGCATTGATGCGGTCTGGCTGTTTGATACGAGCAGAAATATTGTAATGCCTGCTGGCGAGAATTGCACAAAAATTGTTGCATGCCTTGCCATTAGGCGGCTAATGAAATTCTCTTCATGCGCAAATTAATGATATAAAGGATGAGTTCCACCCTCCTTCGTTTGGTCTGCGTGCCAAAAGCGATTAAGTTCGCTATAAATTCTAATTACCAGAGAGTTACGAGTtggaaaattacattttattatatgaTAAAAGTTAAGCTTCAACTGGACGACGATAATGTATACCCGAATAGATTTTATTCCCCGAACAAATCCAACCGCAAACTCCACTTAATCATGTGTCGCTGCCCAGAAAGGAGCAGCTGCCTTCCCCTTCCGTTTCCAgatccatctccatctccatcgccACTCCATCCCCTACTCCTCCACCGTATTCAAGTGTCAGaagtgcaatttatttttatgttgtgTAGTGTTGTTTTGCCAAAAGAGAAAAAGACCAAGCCAAACCTAAAACCAAACGAAAAGCTGGAACCAGCGAACGCGCGACTTCCAACAatacacaaaataaacaaaagctgGGCAGAAATGGGATGAAGTGAGTGGGTGGTGGATGGGTGGTGGTTCCGGGCTGTGTTGCCATAGTGCTTGTCCAGCTGGTGTGGCCATAAAAACCAAAGCTGGAGCTCAATGTGGTCTGCGTTGGCTATATGAAAAGTGTTGATATATGCATGGCCAATGTGTAGGTAGAGAGAGCGATGTGGTGATAGATCTATGGCAGTCTATACGCGAACTAATAGGGTTGGCCCTCAATCGATTTCAGATTTAATCTGCCAATTTCATATTAGAActacaacaaacaaaatcatcAAATGGAATGATTTATAttccaataaaatatatttattacatgATGGTGAGAagataaaagattaaaaacaaacagttttcttataaaaaccATCCACTTTTAATCACCCAAGTTCTGGTCTTCAGACAGACGTGTCAAAAAGCATCTAATGGcagcataatttatttatgtgctAATTAAGTCGCTGGCTGTCAAAGTTTTTACCAACATTACTGGAAAGGCACGGCCCAAAGCCAGATGTGTACCATGCAACTCCAATTGCAAGTGCAACAACATTCTCGATGTCACGTTTCGAGCAactaatttgtaaatattcgTCTGAAGGCAAAAAGTTTGCGGTGTTGTGTGGGTCTCCTCCGGCGGCAAACCACCTCTATCCCTGCAATATGTCAAAGGTGCAAGAACGCGAAGTGGGCGGGTGCAGTTGAAAGAGGTGAAGAGGTGCAGAGGTGAAGAGGTGGGCTAAAATACAGGTGAAGGCAGCTGCATGCCATGTGGGACGTGTGCGGTTTTGATGCGGTTTCGGTTTAACAGCTCCCCATGTAAGCCGCCGCCACCTGGACCCATAAAATGCAGTCAACGAGCTATGCGGATAGAGATGAGTTTTGTCAGCTTAAAGTGGCTCATAATGAAGTTGCTACTGCACGTGCTGCTGCCATCGGAATTTGAATGTTGATTGAAAGGGCAGGTGACCCGGGGATACggcaaaaacgaaaacaaaaattattttgtataaaattgcTCTTTTATGTGTAGGACCTACTGCTATAACATCCCCTAAGTTTGGAATTTTACCTAGATAGTTTGCACTTGCTCTGGAGAAAATTGTGTTGTTAGATTAGGCAACGGGCTTTAAATAAGTGATTTACAATAGTAAGGGTgaaacaaagttttaatgtaacaatttacaaatataaatatttaaaaattaaataaacaaaattgtaacgattaaaaaaaacaaatgttttacatCTTGTCAGAGTCGCAGTTTGCGACTTTAAATTCAGTCctaaattgtattaattaaatacaaataaaatgaaaataaaaataaaaataaaagcaaactgTAGGGAGAAAGTTGTTGTCAAAAGGTTAACAAATCAAAGGCTTACAtactcaattttaaatttctacaAATTGACCCAaaagacccaaaaaacaagttgaattaaaaattgatcaaaaaaattaaaatttaagaaacaagatttaaaaaaaatagtactAATATGTTAGTAAAGAATTGTCTTTTTTTTAGGTAGCCAAGACCATAGGtcactttattttgtttagttttataaaatatctaattTTTGTAACGTTTATTCTGAGATTTgagtttagttttagtttttatatttagattTTAAGACATTGGTCttaaagtataattttttgcCGTACAAATAAACCATGACAAGTTTGAAAAGAGTCTCTCCTTCATGCAACTTGAAGCACTTAGCATGAATTTTAATGCTGCGAGAGGCACCGCCGCTTCGGCCTTTCATCAAAATTCAATTGTCTCCAGTTCGGGCCCTCGACGCCAGTTCCAGATACCAGATCCCAGAGATCCGGTGCTGGAAACGGCTCCCGCTAAAACGGACAATCCGCCATGCCATTGTTGACCCTTTTCGGTCCTTTGTTTTTCGCTCGGCCAACCAAGCGAGCCAAGTGGACGTTTATCTTTTGCAGTCACTGTGCACTTCTAGTTGGCCCGGCCAAAAGTACAAGCTGCAAGTGTATATAAACCGATTTTATTTGCGCTCTGGTGCGGCATATGTTTGCATAACATTCCGTGGAGCGTAAAGAGCCAAAACTAGCGGCATAAAAAGAGCTCCTTGGGGCCCCGATTTCAGTCCTTTAAAGCCGAGGAATTTAACGCTGTCTCATCACATACAGAACCCTATATATTTTCAGCTttctttgtaatttttaacatGGTCAAATTCATAAAACCCGTTCTGTGTGtcaagatacatttttttttacgtttttggAATGCACGCGCTGAAAACAGCAACCGACGGCGGGGGTCACTGAAGGAGGGTATATGGGTGGTTGGGTTGGTTTTGCTTTGGTTGGTGGTGGTATTGGCATCAACGACCGGGCCGGCTTACACGCAATAAACCGCTTTGACCACCGATCCCTGCTTGGACATCGAGTCCTTGTGCAGCTGGTACTGCAGTTGGTGGGGCGGCAGGACAAGCAGGTCGCGAAGCTTGAGTCCAATCTCTATGACGGCCATCTCGTTGTGCCCGTTGGCGGTCCAAATTGCTGTTGGAACAGAGGCGCTGCATTAGAAGTTGTCATGGCAGTGCTCAAGGTCTAATTATGCTAAgtgcacttgaaaaaaaaggcttaaatatctttaagtGTCTAGAGTTGCGCaataaattcttcaatttacAAAGTAGTGTCTTATGCtgatacatttaaattattcgaatagccttcattggcgaacttttgtttttcttaaaatataatggAAAACGAAATGTAGTTCCAAGGAATGGCatctaaacaatttaatattatgcGTCTCGATAAAATAGAGAACCCGCTCTGGAAGATTTGTTAATCAAAGACATTTTATATTGTTATACAATtggatcagcatcactagagtcatatgtccgtctgtccgtctgtccgtttctacgcaatctAGTTTCTTAGTtgtaaagctatctgaataaaacccataattttttttttgagccaATACTGATAAAGATTTGTATACAGTGAGCAATATTagtattacaaatttttttaaaagaatttgatATTGGACAGTATTGCcgtttttgcaaataaattgtgttcgtatgcattttttttgtaagtgttACTCACAAATTTTGTTGCTCTTGCCGCGCAAGTTGATAACAGCGCCGCAGACTTCTTCAGTGTGATCAAAGGCCTCGCCAATCAGTATTAGTAGCTGTCGGAGTGCGGAAAAGGGGATGTGCAGTTGCAACAGATATGACGGTCGATGGACACAAAGCTCCTCGAGATGCTTACCACATCCAGCCAGAGTTTGTCGAGCTCCAGCTTGGAGCCACGCCCCATATTGATGACCCAGCGGCCGCCAAACTTGTTGGCATCATCCTCCCACATGGGCCTGAAAGAGAAATGGAACTTGTTTGAAGTTAGGGAATAGATAAGACGATACGACATTGAATACAGctcctttttaaattttcagttcATTTTAACAAACTATTTTAGTAAATGGTTTATATTTAGTGTAATGCAGTGAAGTTTAGAATATtcctaaaatatattatttttatttgggtaGCTTAAAAGAGGTAACCAAGATATTTCGTTAAAATTGATTTCTGTAATAGaggccaataaataaaactccACTCACTGAATGCCCTTCTTGAACAATGAATAATCGCTGCCGACTTTGATCTCGGATGGTGGCTTTATGTGACTGTACAGGCTCCAAAAGTCCTCGACCATGTCAAAGCTAGTGATCTCGTTCTGCATGTCCTCCCATGACTTGCTGCGATCGTTCTCCAGGTACCAGAGCGTCCACGTGTGCTCCAGCGGATGCTTCAGGCGCAGATCGACGATCTCCTTGAGCGGCTTACGCAGATCCTTCTCCACCAGAGTCTTCAGATCCGTAGTGGAGCTCGAACGGGACTCGGGCAGCATCTCCGTGACGCAGTCCATCACTAAGTCGGTCTGCTTGGCAGTGAGCATTGTCGAGGATGTCGGCAAATTGTCTAGCTTActgaaacaaatttataacacGTCTGGAAGCCACTGGACGCTATTGAAATTTCAGAGCACTTGGAAAACGGCTTGCA contains the following coding sequences:
- the LOC128258274 gene encoding eukaryotic translation initiation factor 4E1 isoform X1, which gives rise to MLTAKQTDLVMDCVTEMLPESRSSSTTDLKTLVEKDLRKPLKEIVDLRLKHPLEHTWTLWYLENDRSKSWEDMQNEITSFDMVEDFWSLYSHIKPPSEIKVGSDYSLFKKGIQPMWEDDANKFGGRWVINMGRGSKLELDKLWLDVLLILIGEAFDHTEEVCGAVINLRGKSNKISIWTANGHNEMAVIEIGLKLRDLLVLPPHQLQYQLHKDSMSKQGSVVKAVYCV
- the LOC128258274 gene encoding eukaryotic translation initiation factor 4E1 isoform X2; amino-acid sequence: MDCVTEMLPESRSSSTTDLKTLVEKDLRKPLKEIVDLRLKHPLEHTWTLWYLENDRSKSWEDMQNEITSFDMVEDFWSLYSHIKPPSEIKVGSDYSLFKKGIQPMWEDDANKFGGRWVINMGRGSKLELDKLWLDVLLILIGEAFDHTEEVCGAVINLRGKSNKISIWTANGHNEMAVIEIGLKLRDLLVLPPHQLQYQLHKDSMSKQGSVVKAVYCV